The Ralstonia pickettii DTP0602 genome segment TTGATCGCGGCCTGGACCTCCTGCTCGGCCACGTCCAGCGGCAGCGTCAGCTCGAACTGCAGCGTGATCACCGAGGCGCCGCCCGACGAGGACGACGACATCTGCTTCAGGCCCGGCATCTGGCCGAACTGGCGCTCCAGTGGCGCGGTCACCGACGAGGTCATCACGTCCGGGCTGGCGCCGGGGTAGAGCGTGGTGACCTGGATGGTCGGGTAGTCCACTTCGGGCAGCGCCGACAGCGGCAGCAGCCGGTAGGCCACCAGCCCGGACAGCAGGATGGCCAGCATCAGCAGCGCCGTGGCGACCGGGCGCTCGATGAAGAGGCGTGAGGGGTTCATGCGGCGTCCTTACTGCTGCGTGCCGCTGGCGGGCGGGGCGCTGGCGCCGGCCTGGCGGTGGCGGCGGTGTTCCGCCGCCGCGCCCGACGCTGCCGCGCCGCTGGCATCGCCGTGCGCACCGCTGGCGCCGCCAGCGCCGCCACCATCGCGGCGCCGGCCGCGTGCGCGCGGCTGGCTGGCCGGCACCACCGCGGCGGCGCGCGCGGCCGGGTCCACGGCTTCGACCGTCATGCCTTCCTTGAGTCGGTCGGCGCCGTCGATGACCACGCGCTGGCCCGGCTCCAGGCCCTTGAGCACCGCATTGCGGCTGCCATCGCCCGGCCCGAGCGTGATCACCTGCACCTTGACCTTGCCGCTGTCGTCGACCGTGTAGACGAACGTGCCCTGCTGGCCGCGCTGGATCGCCGCCACCGGGATCACGGTGGCGTCCTTGAGCGTATCCACGCGCGTGCGCACGTTGACGAACTGGTTCGGGAACAGCATGCCGTCGGCATTGGGGAAGACCGCCTTGAGCTTGACCGTGCCGGTGGTGGTGTCGATCTGGTTGTCGGTGGTCAGCAGCGTGCCTTCTCCCAGCTGGTTGCGCACCTGGCGGTCCCACGCCTGCACCGGCAGTTCTTCGCCGGCATTGAGCTTCTTCAGTACCGACGGCAGGTTGTCCTCGGGGATGGTGTACATCACGGCGATCGGCTGGATCTGCGTGATCAGCGCGATGCCGTTGGTGTCGCTGGTGTTGACGATATTGCCCGGGTCGACCTGGCGCAGGCCGATGCGGCCCGACACCGGCGCCACGATCTTCGTATAGCCCAGCTGCAGGCGCGCGTTGGCGACATTGCCCTGGTCGGTCTTGACCACGCCCTCGTACTGGCGCACCAGCGCGTCCTGGGTATCGACCTGCTGCTTGGAGATCGAGTCCTGGCCCAGCAGCGTGCGGTAGCGCTGCTGGTCGAGCCTGGCGTTCTGCAGCAGCGCCTGGTCGCGCGCGAGCTGGCCCACGGCCTGGTCCAGCGCCGCCTGGAACGGGCGCGGGTCGATCTCGGCCAGCACGTCGCCGGCCTTGACCATCTGGCCTTCCTTGAACAGCACCTTCAGCAGCGGCCCCGACACCTGCGCGCGCACGGTGACGTTGGACACCGGCGTGACGTTGCCCAGGCCGTTGAGCACCACGTCCATGTCGCGCCTGGCTACCTCGGCCACCACCACCGGCGAGCGCGGCATGCCGGCGCCGCCTGGGCCCCCGCGTGCGCCGGGCCCGCTGGCGCCACCCGGCGCGCCCGCCGTGCCGGCCGGGGCCGGGCTGCGGTGGGCGTACCAGTACCAGGCGCCGCCGGCCAGCAGCAGCACCAGCAGGCCAACATAGAGCCCACGCCGGGCCGGGCGCCGGGGCGGCTTGCCTTCGGGCGGGCGCGAAGACGGAGGAGGCGAAGCGGGGGAGGGAGTAGGTTGGCCTTGTTCGGGGTTGGACATATCCGCAAATCCTGGGAGCGGCGCGCGCGGCGCGCCGGCAGTGTTCGGCTGGCAAGTGGCGATGCAGCAGTATGCCGCAACGCAAACAGCACCGGCCGGGGAGCGCGCCTGGGTGCTGCGCGGGGCCGGCGGCGGGCCGCCAAGTGCCGTGCGGCGCGCATACGCGTGGCGCCGGAGGCAAGTCATGCCGCAAGGATAATGTGCGGGGCCGGGCGCCCGTATTTCCGCGCCTGGCGGTTTTATTACAGCGGATTACCAGCGCCCCGGGTGTAACCTCCGGAAACAAAACCGCCCGGCCAATCCGGCGTGTGCGCCGCCCGGGCTGACTATCATGTGCCTATGCGAACGAACCAGCCTACCCAGATCCTCGTCGTCGACGACGATCCCGAACTCCGCGACCTGCTGCGCGAATACCTGACCCAGCAGGGTTTTGCCGTCTCGGTGATGCATGACGGCGACGGCCTGCAGGCGCGCCTGGAGCGCGAGCGCCCGGCGCTGATCGTGCTGGACCTGATGATGCCCAAGGTCGACGGCCTGACCGCGCTGCGCAACCTGCGCGCCAAGAACGACGATATCCCGGTGATCCTGCTGACCGCGCGCAGCGACGAGATCGACCGCATCGTCGGCCTGGAGATCGGCGCCGATGACTACCTGGGCAAGCCGTTCTCGCCGCGCGAGCTGCTGGCGCGCATCAACGCCGTGCTGCGCCGCAAGCTGGCGCGTCCCGCGGCCGCGCCCGAGGATCGCGAATCGGTCGCCTTCGGCCCCTTCCGCGTCAACTTCCGCCAGCGCACGCTGCAGCGCGCGGGCCAGCCGCTGTCGATCAGCGATACCGAGTTCGCGCTGCTCAAGCTGCTGCTGATGCATCCGCTCGAAGTGCTGTCGCGCGAGCGCATCGTCGAGCTGATGTACGGCAGCGCCAGCGGCATCAGCGACCGCGGCATCGACGTGCAGATCTGGCGCCTGCGCCGGCTGCTCGATGAAGACGCGCAGCGTCCGCGCTATATCCAGACCGTGCGCGGGCGTGGCTACACCTTCGTGCCCGACGAAGCGGAAGAGATGTCCGCGGGGCTCCCCGAATAAGAGCCGCGGCGCCCGCCCCCTGGCGTCGCGTGCCACCAGACCCTGCTACCCGATGAAGTTGCGACGTATCGACACCCTGTTCGGCCGCATTGCCCTGCTGATTGCCGCCGTGCTCGTGATCAGCCATTTCTCCTGGCTCGCCATCCTGCGCATGGACCGCCGCCAGCAGCAGGTCGACTACTCCGTCGAGCAGATGCTGTTCCAGCTCGACAGCATCGAGCGCGCGCTCGATGCGCGCCCGCCGGCGAAGCTGCCCAGCCTGGTGGAGACCGCCAGCACCGCCAGCGCCGAGGAGCTCGCCACTGTGCCCAAGGGCGGGCGCTCGCGCCGGCTGGTCGAGCAGTTCATCTCGCGGCTGCCGCAAGGCACCGAGATCCGCCTCGAGGACGAGACCACGCCGCGCATCTGGATCAAGCTGCCGGACCGCGCCAACTGGATCGCCATGCCGATCCTGTGGGTTCACAACCCGCCGCCGGACAACCGGCTGGTGCCGGGCGTGATGCTGGTGGTGGGCGTGGCAATCGTGTTCGCGGTGCTGATCGCGTGGCAGATCCAGCGGCCGGTGCGCGACATGGCCAATGCGGCCGAGCTACTGTCGCGCCAGCACGCGGTGCCGCCCTTGCGCGAGCGTGGACCGCACGAGCTGCGCCAGCTGATCGAGCGCTTCAACCGCATGGTGGCCGACCTGGCGCGCATCGACCAGGAGCGCAACACCATGCTGGCCGGCATCGCGCATGATTTGAAGACGCCGCTGGCGCGGCTGCGGCTGCGCGCGGAGATGCTGGCCGATCCCAAGGCTGCGGCAGGGGTCACGCGCGACGTTGAGTCCATGTCGGCGATCGTCGAGCAGTTCCTGAGCTTTGCGCAGACCAGCGAATCGACCGCGCGGCCGGTGCCGGTGGACAAGCGTGTCAACGAGCTGGCCGCGTCGCTGGCGGAGCAGGAGCGGCAGGTGGTCCTGTCATTGGGCGCGGGCGAAGGCTTCCGCATGATCGCCACGCAGCTCGACCGCATCGTCGGCAACCTGGTCGACAACGCCTATGCGTATGGCAAGCCGCCGGTGTGTATTGCCACTACGCGCACGCCCGAGGGCTACCTGCTGGTGGTGGAGGACCATGGGGCAGGCATCCCGGACGAGGACAAGGAGCGCGTTACGTTGCCCTTCGTGCGGCTGGACCCGGCACGCGGGGGGAACGCGCATTCCGGGTTGGGCCTGGCGATCGTGGACCGGCTCGTGCGGCAGGCAGGGGGGAAGCTGAACCTGGTGAATGCCGACGGTGGCGGGTTCCGGGTGGAGATGCTGTTCGGGGGAGCCGAAGCGTAAGGCTCAGACCTTCTTCTTCTCACCGATCCGGCTTTCCTTCCCAGCCAGCAGCTTGGCGATATTCTGCCGATGCCGCGCGATCAGCAGCACGCTGATCAGGAAGATCGCCCCGGCCATGATGTCGACGCCGTTCATCAGCACATGGAAGAACGGCGCGAAGATCGCCGCCACCAGTGCCGCCAGCGACGAATAGCGGAAGAAGAACGCAATGATCAGCCACGTGGCCAGCGTGCCTAGGCCCAGGATCGGGTTGATCGCCAGCAGGATGCCGGCCGCGGTGGCCACGCCCTTGCCGCCGGCAAAGCGGTGGTACACCGGGAACAGGTGGCCCAGGAATACCGCCAGCGCCACCATGGCCAGGCCGGTCTCGTTCAGGCCGTAGGCAGGGCCGAAGCGCGCCGCCAGCCACACTGCCAGCCATCCCTTCAGTGCATCCCCGATCAGCGTGAAAATCGCGGCCTTCTTATTGCCGGTGCGCAGCACATTGGTGGCGCCGGGATTGCCTGAGCCGTACGAGTGCGGGTCGGGCAGGCCCATCAGCTTGCTGACAACGACAGCGAAGGAAATGGATCCGATCAGGTAGGCGGCGAGGGCGAAAAGCAGGTTGGCCATGTGTAGTGGGGTGTTTTCGGGCTGGCGCGATTGTAGCGCGGCGGCGGGGTCGCTATGTCCGTGTCTTCCCGGATTTGCATCGAGGGACCCTTCGAATGTCTGGCGGCAGCGCCGTACCCCGCTGGATGTCCTGTACTCCGGAGTGGTGTGGCGTTCACTCGCGCGGTGGCTTGCGAGATATCGCTGACAAACGTCAAACATTCAAACCATAGCATCTGATATTTCCGCATCCCGGCTATTGGCGGCCGTTTCATCATGTGCGCCGCTGTATGGCCCGTGTGCCCTGTGCGAAGTCTCGCATCGGTGTCGGTTCCTTTTCCTGATTGTTCCCAGAAATCCCCAGCATGAATCACGCCTTACGCCGGCTTGCCAGTCGGTCCCCGGCATGTCGCGCCCTGGCCGCGCGGCCCATTCCGCTACTGTCCATCAATGCCCGGTTCGGCCGGCGCACGCTGGCCCTGTCTGCCGCCACCACCTTGCTCGCCTCCGGCTACGCAGTGGCCGGCGCCGTGGATGGCGGCACCGTCAGCGGCAACAACACCAATATCGCCATCGGCACCGGCGCGAGTTCGACCAACGCCACCAGCGAGCCGAGCATCGCCATCGGCGTAGACAGCAGGTCTACCGATGAGGCCACCGTAGCCATCGGCTACGACGCCTGGGCGATCGGCCAGCGCGGCCTCGCCCTGGGCGGCAACACCACGGCAGCCATGGATGCCGTAGCCATCGGCAGCGGTGCGCAGGCCAACTACAACAATTCGCTGATCATCGGTTCGAACACCTATGACACCAATTCCTGGGCCACGGCTTTCGGTAGCGGTTCGCGCGCGGGCCAGTTCGGGCTGGCGCTTGGCATCGAGGCGGATGCGACGGCCACGCATAGCATCGCTATCGGCCGGCAGACCGTCGCGGCGGAAGAAGCGGTCTCCCTTGGCAACCAGTCGGGGGCGACGGCGAAGGATGCGGTGGCGGTCGGCTTCAGCGCAAGGGCCGACGCTGTCAACAGCGTGGCGCTGGGCGCGTATTCCGTGGCCACGCCGATGACCAATGCCACGGCGTTCAACCCCAACCCCGGCTTTGCGCTCGCCGGCCTGGTGCCGGTGGGCCAGGTGTCGGTCGGCGCGCCCGGCGCGGAACGCCGGCTGACCAATGTCGCGGCAGGCGCCGCGCTCACCGATGCGGTCAATGTGAGCCAGCTGCAGTCGGCGTTGAGCACAATCACCCCGGTCGCCGATATCTATGCACAGTTCAACAGCCAGATCAGCGCGCTGGAACAGCAGATCACCAACGTAAGCACCGCCCAGGGCGTCGATGCCCTGTATTTCCGTGCGGATGGCAGCCAGACCAGCGCCGATGCGGCCCACGCCGCGCCGGGCACGCACGGCGTGGCGGCAGGCGCGAATGCGGTGGCCGCTGCAGACCGCAGCGTCGCCGTCGGCAACGGTGCCAGCGCCAACGCCGCGGGCGCGGTCGCGCTGGGCGCGGGCGCTTCCGCCACGGCCGCTGGCAGCGTGGCGCTGGGGGCCGACTCTGTCGCCACCCGCGAGAACACCGTATCGGTGGGCGCGGCCGGCAACGAACGCCAGATCACCAACGTGGCAGCCGGCACGGCGCCGACGGATGCGGTCAATGTGTCGCAGCTGCAGTCGGCGCAGGCCGATACGATCAACGCGGCCAACACCTATGCCGACCGCCAGGTCGCCGATGTGCGCCGCGACAGCTACGCCGGCATCGCGTCGGCCATGGCGATGGCCAGCCTGCCGCAGGCGGTGCTGCCGGGCCGGGGCATGCTCGCCATGGCGGGCAGTACCTATGGCGGACAGTCCGCGATGGCGTTGGGGGCAAGTGAGCAGCCCCTTGTAAACTGCTTATAGGTGTGCAATTATTATCACTCATGAGCATACTTGCTAAAGTTACGATGAAGGAGGCGTGCGCGATGCTGGGCATCCACCCTGGCACGCTTCGCCGATGGGAGTCCGACGGGAAGATCTCCGCCGATCGGACTCCGGGTGGTCATCGTCGCTATAATTTGACCGCTCTAATGGAGTTGGCCGGCAAGAAGGTCGAGGAAGCAGAGCGCGGGCGTACTACGCTCGCCTATGCGCGCGTTTCCAGCCACGACCAGAAGGCCGATCTGGAGCGTCAGTGCCAGGTGCTGGAGTCGTTCTGCGCTGCGAAGGGATGGCCCTTCGAACTCATCCGGGATCTCGGCTCCGGCATGAACTATGAGAAGAAGGGCCTCAAGCAACTGCTCAAACGTATCTGCGCCGGAGGCGTTGATCGGCTTGTCATCACACACAAGGACCGGCTCTTGCGATTTGGTGCAGAGCTCGTTTTTGCTCTGTGCGAGCAATTCGGAACGGAAGTCGTCATCATCAATGCCAAAGGCGATTCGACGTATGAGGAGGATCTTGCCTGCGACGTGCTTGAGATCATTACCGTCTTTTCGGCGCGCCTCTATGGCAGCCGTTCCCACAAGAATCGTCACGCCATGAAAGCCCTGAAAGAGGCTGCAGATGCCATTCAAGAGGGCTGATCCCACCACTATCCAGTTCGCGAGGAAGGTCCGTCTGGTGGTGGACGCTGATGCTGCGGGCAAGCTCGACGGGCAATCCAAAATCTGCAACTGGCTATGGAATCGACTCAAGGACGAAGTCGAGACGCGCATGGCGGAGTTGTCCATCGTCGGCGGCTATGGCTATCTTGATGAGGCGCGAACCAAGAAGCTCCTGTCGGAGGTCTATTCCGAGATCGGGCTTCGCAACCTCGTGCCGCCGCTCAAGGAGCGTCATCCGTTCTTGCGCTGTGTGTTTTCTTCACCGCTGAAGAATGTCGCGCTGCGCATGGCCAAGGCCATTGCCTCGCATCGAAAGTCGAAGAATGGACAGCGCTGCGGCCCAGACGTGGGCTGGGTCAAGTACAAGGCATGGGCCAAGCACTGGATGAGCCTGGAATACGACGAGCCAGGCAAAGGCTGGAATGTTTCCCAGTTCGGTTGGCTCAACCTATCGTTCGGCGCGAACGCGCAAGGACAGCGGCTGTCGCTGCGCCTGAAGATGGAGAAGACACCCAAGGAGATCGCGAGCGCTCGCACTTGCCGGATCGTCCGCGAGGGCCGCGACCGCTATTTCGCTGTGTTCACGCTCAAGGGGCAGAAGAAGGCCAGGCAACGCGGCACGCGCGTGGTCTACATCGATCCGAACCTGAAGAACTTTGGCTACGCTCTGGATACTGAGGGGCGCGCCTTCGAATTGTCCAATCTTGAGAAGTTGAAGGAGTCGGAGCGCATTCTCGATCGGCTAACGAGTCTGCGTGACCGGTGCATAGCAAAGTCGCTGTGGGTAGATACCGTCCACGGCGATGGCACGGTGTCGACGCATTGGCGTCCCAGTCGCCGCTGGAAGCGTTTGGACGACGCTGTGGAGCGAATGCAAACCAAAGTGCGAGAACAGAAAAAGCACTTCATGTATTCGCTGGCGAACCAGCTCTGCAGGCACTACGACGTGATTGGGATCGGCAACTACGTGCCGGAGAACACCAACCACGGCAAGGGCCGCAAATACAACCGTGCGGTAAGAAACAGAACGATGCACGGTGCATTCAAGGACATTCTCTCGTGGGTCGCGACGCGCTCCAGAAAGCATGCGCTGGTGCTGGATGAAACCGGCACCACGCGAACGTGCCATGCGTGTGGTCACGTTGTCGAGGGCGGGATAGCGCCCGCAATTCGGGAGTGGGATTGCCCGGGCTGCGGCACCTGCCACCTGCGCGACGAGAATGCCTGTCAAAACGGTCTGCGGCGGCTGCTGACGCAAGTCGGCGACGCTGTGGACTGCTCCCATCTGCCCTGCTCGGGCCCCGTTCAGATTATCGGGCGGTGTGATTGGCGATTCCATCCGCAAGGATGGACGGGAGTCCCGAGAGGGGGCGCCAATGTGAATTCAATGCGCCTGCCGGAGTACCGGCAGCGAATGCGCGCGTTACCGCGCGCTCGGGTTGGTGACCGCGCGTCCAAATCTGCAAAGACGTCGCCATCAGCGATGCGTAGGCTTGCTTAGATTTGGAAGAGCGGCTTCGCGCATGTCAGACAGCGGTAACTGGGTCTACAAGGCCAACGCCACCGCGGCTACGCACGGCAGGTATGGCGTCGGGGTCGGGGCCGGCTTTCACTGGTAGCGCGCCGGCCGGGCGGCAGCTCAGTCAGGCAGCGCGCATTGCACGGATTTGGCATCGACCAGCCCCGGCAGCAGCTTCGGGTCGAGGCTGACCAGGTAGCCGCGCCGGCCGCCGTTGATGTAGATGCGTTCCAGCTCCAGCACGGTCGCTTCCACATACACCGGCATGCGCTTGCGCGTGCCGAACGGCGAGGTGCCGCCCACCATGTAGCCGCTGTGGCGCTGCGCCACCTCGGGTTTGCACGGCTGCACGCTCTTGCAGCCGATCTGGCGCGCCAGGTTCTTGGTCGAGACCGAGCAGTCGCCGTGCATCAGCACCACCAGCGGCTGCGCGCGCTCGTCTTCCATCACCAGCGTCTTGATGACATCGTGCTCGGGTACGCCGAGCTGGCGGGCCGATTCGCCGGTGCCGCCATGCTCGACGTATTCATAGGGATGCTCGCCGAAGGCCACGCCGTGCTTGCGCAGGTATTGCGTGGCCGGGGTTTCGGAGACGTGCTTGTTTTTGCTCATGTCCTGGATGCCGCTCAGCCGCGCGGGTGGTGCTGCTGGTGCAGCTCGCGCAGGCGTTCGCGCGCGACGTGCGTGTAGATCTGGGTGGTGGAGATGTCGGCGTGGCCCAGCAGCAGCTGCACCACGCGCAGGTCGGCGCCGTGGTTGAGCAGGTGCGTGGCAAAGGCGTGCCGCAGCGTATGCGGCGACAGTGGCGCATGCACCCCGGCATCGCGCGCATGGCGCTTGATCAGGTGCCAGAACGCCTGCCGCGTCATGCCTTCGCCGCGTTGCGTGACGAAGAGGGCGTCGCAGGCGCGACCGGCGAGCAGCGCGGGGCGCGCGCTCGCCAGGTAGCGGCGCAGCCAGTCGCCGGCCTGCTGGCCGAACGGCACCAGCCGCTCCTTGTCGCCCTTGCCGCCGACCACACGGGCCACGCCTTCGTTCAGGCCGATCTCGATGGTCTTCATCTGCGTCAGCTCCGACACGCGCAGGCCGCTGGCGTACATCAGTTCGAGCATGGTGCGGTCGCGCAGGCCCAGCGGCGTGCCGGTGTCGGGCGCTTCGAGCAGCGCGTCGACCTGGGCCTCGGTCAGCGTCTTGGGGTAGCGCGGCGGCTGCTTGGCCGGGCGCAGCAGCAGGCAGGGGTCGGCCTCGATCATGTGCTCGCGCAGCGCCCACTGGTAGAAGCGGCGGAACACCGCCAGGCGCCGGTTGGCCGACGACGCGCGCGTCTGTGTGTGGCGCGCGTTGAAGTAGGCCGACAGCACGCTGTCGTCCACGCCCAGCAGCTCGCCACGGCCTTCATGCTGCAGCCAGCGCGCCAGCAGCGTCAGGTCGCGCCGGTAGGCGTCGATGGTGTTGCGCGACAGGCCGTCTTCCAGCCACAGCGCGTCGCAGAAGCGGCCGACCAGCGCCACGTCGGCGTCGCTGGGGGCGGCGGTACTGTCTGGCTGTATCGCGTGGGCGCCGCTCATATCAGCATGGCGCCCTCATGGCGCAGCAGCCAGCGTTTGACGTCGAGGTAGAAGCCGTCTTCGGCATGATGGGAGAAACCGCCGATGCCGCGCGCGGAGACCACGCGATGACAGGGGATCACGATCGGGAAAGGGTTCTGCCCGCAGGCCTGGCCCACCGCGCGCGGCATCGCGCCGATGGCGTCGGCGATGGTGCCGTAGGTGGTCACCGCGCCGCGCGGCACCGCGGCAATGGCTTGCCAGACGCGCTGCTGGAAGTCACTGCCGGCCGGGGCCAGCGGCAGGTCGAAGCGGGCGTCGGGATCGGCGTAGTAGGCCTCGAGCTGCACCGCCAGCCGTTGTGTCAGTGCGTCGGCGGGCGCGCGGGCCTCGACGTGCTCCGGCAGGTACACGATCGCACGGATGCGTTCGCCGTCCGTGCGCACTCCGATCTTGCCGAACGGGGCAGGGAGGATGGCGTCGTAGGTGGCGGGCATGGTGGTCGGGCTGGGGCGAATGCTGGATTTTAGTGCTTTTTGGCCGGACAAGAAAAAAGGGCCGCCTTGCGGCGGGCCCTTCTGCGGTGAGATCACACCAGCCTGATCATTGCTCCAGCTTGATGTTCTGTACCTTCACAAGATTCTTCATCTTGTCGAATTCCTTCTTGATCTCCGCCGCGTGCTGCGCCGGCGTATTGCCCGACGGCTCGGCGCCGGCGGTGCGCAGGCGCTGCTGGAAGTCCTTGTCCTGCAGCGCCTTGATGGCGGCGTCGTTGAGCTTCTTGATGACGTCGTCAGGCGTGCCGGCAGGCGCCACCAGGCCGTACCAGGCCGGGTCGTTCGGCTCCTTCAGGCCCATTTCGCCGAAGGTCGGCACGTTCGGCAGCGACTCCAGGCGCTTGTTCCATGCCACCACGATCGGGCGCAGCTTGCCGGCCTTGATGTAAGGCATCGATGACGGCAGGTTGTCCACCATGATCGGCACCTGGCCGGCGAGCACGTCGTTCAGCGCCGGGCCCGCGCCACGGTAGGGGATATGGACCATGAAGGTCTTGGTCGAGACCTTGAACTGCTCGCCCAGCATATGGCCGAAGCCGCAGGTGCCCGACGAGGCGAACGAGTACTTGCCCGGGTTGGCCTTCAGCACGGCCAGGAACTCTTTGTAGTCCTTGGCCGGGAAGTTCGGGTTCACCGCGATCACGTTGGCCACGTTGGCCAGGTTGGTGATGGGCTTGAAGTCCTTGATCGGGTCGTACGACAGCTTGGGGTTGCAGGCCGGGTTCACGGCCATGGTCGACACCGTCGAGATACCGATGGTGTAGCCGTCCGGCGCCGCCTTGGCGATCGCGTCGGCACCGATCGAACCGCCCCCGCCGGCGCGGTTTTCCACCACCACAGGCTGGCCCAGGATGCGGCTCATCTGGTCCGCCGCGCCGCGGCCGACGATGTCGGTGGTGCCGCCGGGTGCGAACGGAATGATCAGGCGGATGGGCTTGGTGGGGTAGCTCTGCGCGTGCGCCGCGCCAGCGGCGGCCGCCAGGGCCAGGGTCAGTGCGAGTTTGCCAGCTTGCATGAGATCATGTCTCCCGTCAGGAAATCCGGGCAGGGTGCCGCCCGGAAGCAAAAAAACCGTCGCAGTGCCACAGGTGGGGCAGTGCGTCGGCAGCGTAATCGAAAGGGGGGCGCCGCGCCCGGGTCAGCCGCCCGCTTATCAGCCGCCCAGCAGCCCGCGCTTGACGTCCGGATCGACCGGCCGCTCACCCAGGAACACCCGCAGCACGGCCTGGTAGAAGTCTTCGCCCGGGATCGGACGGCCGCGCGGCGTGCCGTTGATGGCGATCACGGTACCCGTCTGCGGTGAAAAATCGAGGTTGATCACGTCGCCCTTGTGCGCGGTGCCGAGCTCTACCAGCGTGCGCTCGAACTGTGCCAGCCGCGCGGCGAGCCCCTGTACCTGCGTTTCGCTGTGGTTGTCGCTGATGCCCTGGCGCAGCGAACGCACGATCGCCGGCGGCTCGGTCTCGCGCAGCATGCGCAAC includes the following:
- a CDS encoding tyrosine recombinase XerD (K04763: xerD; integrase/recombinase XerD), with product MSGAHAIQPDSTAAPSDADVALVGRFCDALWLEDGLSRNTIDAYRRDLTLLARWLQHEGRGELLGVDDSVLSAYFNARHTQTRASSANRRLAVFRRFYQWALREHMIEADPCLLLRPAKQPPRYPKTLTEAQVDALLEAPDTGTPLGLRDRTMLELMYASGLRVSELTQMKTIEIGLNEGVARVVGGKGDKERLVPFGQQAGDWLRRYLASARPALLAGRACDALFVTQRGEGMTRQAFWHLIKRHARDAGVHAPLSPHTLRHAFATHLLNHGADLRVVQLLLGHADISTTQIYTHVARERLRELHQQHHPRG
- a CDS encoding methylated-DNA--protein-cysteine methyltransferase (K00567: E2.1.1.63, MGMT, ogt; methylated-DNA-[protein]-cysteine S-methyltransferase [EC:2.1.1.63]) is translated as MISPQKGPPQGGPFFLSGQKALKSSIRPSPTTMPATYDAILPAPFGKIGVRTDGERIRAIVYLPEHVEARAPADALTQRLAVQLEAYYADPDARFDLPLAPAGSDFQQRVWQAIAAVPRGAVTTYGTIADAIGAMPRAVGQACGQNPFPIVIPCHRVVSARGIGGFSHHAEDGFYLDVKRWLLRHEGAMLI
- a CDS encoding ABC transporter substrate-binding protein gives rise to the protein MQAGKLALTLALAAAAGAAHAQSYPTKPIRLIIPFAPGGTTDIVGRGAADQMSRILGQPVVVENRAGGGGSIGADAIAKAAPDGYTIGISTVSTMAVNPACNPKLSYDPIKDFKPITNLANVANVIAVNPNFPAKDYKEFLAVLKANPGKYSFASSGTCGFGHMLGEQFKVSTKTFMVHIPYRGAGPALNDVLAGQVPIMVDNLPSSMPYIKAGKLRPIVVAWNKRLESLPNVPTFGEMGLKEPNDPAWYGLVAPAGTPDDVIKKLNDAAIKALQDKDFQQRLRTAGAEPSGNTPAQHAAEIKKEFDKMKNLVKVQNIKLEQ
- a CDS encoding membrane protein — translated: MRLHLAALLVALCATTAAGAVPSPARAVEVEGMRFDDAARVGGKELLLNGTALRAGFLAKGYVAALYLQEKARNATVVLGTSGAKRLQLRMLRETEPPAIVRSLRQGISDNHSETQVQGLAARLAQFERTLVELGTAHKGDVINLDFSPQTGTVIAINGTPRGRPIPGEDFYQAVLRVFLGERPVDPDVKRGLLGG